One window from the genome of Rubidibacter lacunae KORDI 51-2 encodes:
- the glgX gene encoding glycogen debranching protein GlgX gives MNYQLWPGKPNRLGATWDGNGTNFALFSENATGVDLCLFDSAERETRLSLREVHNYIWHVYVPGVGPGQRYGYRVSGPFNPESGHRFNPHKLLIDPYTRAIEGDILHSDPIFGYPNKEPVTDLIQSVSDSAGYVPKCVVVDEHFDWEGDRHPQTPWHETIVYEVHVKGFTQLKPDIPPHLRGTYAGLAHPAAIAHLKSLGVTALELLPVHHFLTYPGHLATKGLRNYWGYDSIGYFAPHAGYSASGTCGEQVREFKHMVKALHAAGIEVILDVVYNHTGEGGHLGPTLSLRGIDNAAYYRLVDEQERYYMDFTGCGNSLNVSHPQSLKLIADSLRYWVQVMHVDGFRFDLASALARELYEVDRLAAFFDIIHQDPVLSDVKLIAEPWDIGEGGYQVGNFPLLWSEWNGKYRDTVRDFWRGQDSTLGELAFRLTGSSDLYEANGRRPHASINFVTAHDGFTLRDLTSYNEKHNLANGENNRDGEDHNRSWNCGAEGRTSDPKILALRAKQQRNFLTTLMLSQGVPMLLGGDELGRSQRGNNNAYCQDSEIAWFDWNLSPENLELLEFVRELIRFRRDHFSFRRRDWFQGREIHGSGVHDIGWYNADGSEMTEMQWHIGSAKEIAVFLNGEEIPAPSPYGDRVIDDSFFLLLNANDEVVPFSLPDWLQARKWEVLIDTNLPRITNGNRAYTNSQPIRVEAFSLLLLRRVDFDSAGLPP, from the coding sequence ATGAACTACCAACTCTGGCCGGGCAAACCCAATCGTCTAGGGGCGACCTGGGACGGGAATGGCACGAACTTTGCTCTCTTCTCTGAAAACGCTACGGGCGTCGATCTCTGCCTGTTCGATAGTGCCGAGCGCGAAACACGCTTGTCCTTACGTGAGGTTCACAACTACATTTGGCACGTTTACGTGCCCGGTGTCGGTCCCGGGCAGCGCTACGGCTATCGGGTGTCCGGTCCCTTCAATCCCGAGAGCGGGCATCGCTTCAACCCGCATAAGCTGCTGATCGACCCCTACACTCGGGCAATTGAGGGCGATATCCTTCACAGCGACCCAATCTTCGGCTATCCCAACAAAGAACCCGTCACCGACCTCATCCAATCCGTGAGTGACAGTGCCGGTTACGTACCTAAATGCGTCGTCGTGGACGAACATTTTGATTGGGAAGGCGATCGCCACCCGCAAACGCCCTGGCACGAAACGATCGTTTACGAAGTTCACGTGAAGGGCTTCACCCAGCTCAAACCCGATATTCCCCCCCACCTCCGCGGCACCTATGCCGGATTGGCACATCCGGCCGCGATCGCGCACCTAAAGTCCTTGGGCGTAACGGCGCTAGAACTGCTGCCGGTCCATCATTTCCTCACCTATCCCGGTCACTTAGCGACCAAGGGACTGCGCAACTACTGGGGCTATGACTCCATCGGCTACTTCGCACCGCACGCCGGCTACAGTGCCAGCGGCACGTGCGGCGAACAGGTGCGCGAGTTCAAGCACATGGTCAAAGCCCTCCACGCTGCGGGTATTGAAGTCATCCTCGACGTGGTGTACAACCACACGGGCGAAGGCGGTCACCTGGGGCCGACGCTGTCCTTGCGCGGTATCGACAATGCTGCCTACTACCGCCTCGTAGACGAGCAGGAGCGTTACTACATGGACTTCACGGGCTGCGGCAACTCCCTAAACGTCAGTCACCCGCAAAGCCTGAAGCTCATTGCCGATAGTCTGCGCTATTGGGTGCAAGTCATGCACGTAGACGGTTTCCGCTTCGATCTCGCTTCGGCCTTGGCACGGGAGTTATACGAAGTCGATCGCCTGGCGGCTTTTTTCGACATCATCCACCAAGATCCGGTGCTGTCCGACGTCAAGCTGATTGCCGAGCCGTGGGATATCGGTGAGGGCGGCTACCAAGTGGGGAACTTTCCGCTGCTGTGGTCGGAGTGGAACGGCAAGTATCGCGACACCGTCCGCGATTTCTGGCGCGGTCAGGATAGCACGTTAGGCGAATTGGCCTTCCGCCTGACCGGCAGCTCCGACCTTTACGAAGCAAACGGTCGCCGCCCCCACGCCAGCATCAACTTCGTAACCGCTCACGATGGCTTCACCTTGCGAGACCTCACCAGCTACAACGAGAAGCACAACCTCGCTAACGGCGAAAACAATCGCGATGGTGAAGACCACAATCGGTCGTGGAACTGCGGTGCAGAGGGACGGACCTCCGACCCGAAGATTTTGGCACTGCGAGCAAAACAGCAACGCAACTTCCTAACCACCCTGATGCTGTCCCAAGGCGTTCCGATGCTGCTCGGCGGCGACGAGCTCGGGCGATCGCAACGGGGCAACAACAATGCCTATTGCCAAGACAGCGAAATTGCCTGGTTTGACTGGAATCTGTCACCGGAGAATCTGGAACTGCTGGAGTTCGTCCGGGAGTTAATCCGGTTCCGACGCGATCACTTCAGCTTTCGCCGTCGCGATTGGTTTCAAGGACGGGAAATCCACGGCTCCGGCGTCCACGACATCGGTTGGTACAACGCCGACGGCAGTGAAATGACCGAGATGCAATGGCACATCGGGTCTGCGAAGGAAATTGCCGTGTTCCTCAACGGAGAGGAGATTCCAGCTCCGAGCCCATACGGCGATCGCGTCATCGACGACAGCTTTTTCCTGCTGCTTAATGCGAATGATGAAGTCGTTCCGTTCTCATTGCCAGACTGGTTGCAGGCCCGGAAGTGGGAAGTGCTCATCGACACCAACCTGCCTCGCATAACCAATGGCAATCGGGCTTACACTAA